The following coding sequences lie in one Arachis ipaensis cultivar K30076 chromosome B03, Araip1.1, whole genome shotgun sequence genomic window:
- the LOC107634730 gene encoding bidirectional sugar transporter N3-like: MASSVSTHDNLALIFGILGNVISFMVFLAPLPTFYRIFKKKSTEEFQSLPYLVALFSCVLWLYYASLKKDVILLITINSFGCGIEIIYILMYIIYANKDARWLTIKLFMAMNVGLFALIFCVTNFALHGSLRVKVLGWICVSISVSVFAAPLSIMAQVIRTKSVEFMPFNLSLFLTLSAIMWFGYGAFIKDICIAIPNVVGFALGVVQMVLYGIYRNNNNGGNNKGYTKKEHKALDLVTNVVIELSPKGTNEIIVPIPSPITKDHRVMKKNNNNNNNHEDDDEKNVRDIETIV, encoded by the exons ATGGCTTCTTCTGTGTCCACCCACGATAATTTGGCTCTTATTTTTGGCATACTAG GTAACGTAATTTCCTTCATGGTGTTTTTGGCACCCCT GCCAACATTTTACAGAATATTCAAAAAGAAATCCACGGAAGAGTTCCAATCACTGCCTTACCTTGTGGCATTATTCAGCTGTGTTTTATGGCTATACTATGCCTCACTTAAAAAGGATGTTATTCTTCTCATCACCATTAACTCATTTGGATGTGGCATAGAGATTATTTACATTTTAATGTACATAATCTATGCAAACAAGGATGCTAGG TGGTTGACCATAAAACTATTTATGGCAATGAATGTGGGCTTGTTTGCATTGATATTTTGTGTTACCAACTTTGCACTACACGGTTCCCTTCGTGTCAAAGTGCTTGGATGGATATGTGTATCTATTTCAGTGTCTGTATTTGCAGCACCCCTAAGCATTATG gcACAAGTTATTCGTACAAAGAGTGTGGAGTTTATGCCCTTCAATCTCTCATTGTTCCTAACACTTAGTGCTATTATGTGGTTTGGTTATGGCGCATTTATTAAGGACATATGCATTGCT ATACCAAATGTGGTGGGTTTTGCGCTGGGAGTAGTACAGATGGTGTTATATGGAATTTACaggaataataataatggtggtaACAATAAGGGATATACTAAGAAGGAGCATAAAGCATTAGATTTGGTCACAAACGTTGTTATAGAATTGAGCCCAAAGGGGACTAATGAGATTATAGTTCCAATTCCATCACCAATTACAAAGGATCATAGAGTCATGAAAaagaataacaataataataataatcatgaagatgatgatgagaaaaatgtgCGTGACATCGAAACCATAGTGTGA
- the LOC107633874 gene encoding bidirectional sugar transporter N3-like — MAVTMDHPRAAFIFGILGNVISLAAFLTPVVTFKRIWKRKSTEGFQSLPYVVALFSCILWLYYATLKTNVFLLVTINSVGCAIEIIYILIYIKYADKRARNFCIAQSVVMNVACLPTIILPTYFMLHGLVRVKVVGVICVVISTCVFVAPLSILVKVIRTKSVEFMPIHLSTILTVSAIMWFCYGIFVKDIWITIPNVVGFTLGLIQMVVYFIYRGRGERPLGTN, encoded by the exons ATGGCTGTTACAATGGACCACCCTCGTGCGGCATTTATTTTTGGGATACTAG GCAACGTGATTTCCTTGGCGGCGTTTTTAACACCCGT GGTAACATTTAAGCGAATATGGAAAAGGAAATCGACGGAAGGTTTCCAATCATTGCCTTACGTTGTTGCATTATTCAGCTGCATTCTATGGTTATACTATGCCACACTCAAAACCAACGTTTTTCTTCTCGTTACCATTAACTCAGTTGGATGTGCCATAGAGATTATTTACATTTTAATCTACATAAAATATGCAGACAAGCGTGCCAGg AATTTTTGCATAGCACAATCTGTGGTTATGAATGTGGCGTGCTTGCCTACGATCATTCTGCCGACGTATTTTATGCTACATGGTTTGGTTCGCGTCAAAGTTGTTGGAGTCATATGTGTAGTAATTTCAACGTGTGTCTTTGTAGCACCCCTAAGCATTTTG GTAAAGGTTATACGTACAAAGAGCGTAGAGTTTATGCCCATCCATTTGTCAACCATTCTCACAGTTAGTGCCATAATGTGGTTTTGTTACGGTATTTTTGTCAAGGACATATGGATTACC ATACCAAACGTGGTGGGTTTTACGTTGGGGTTAATACAGATGGTGGTATATTTTATTTATAGGGGACGTGGGGAACGGCCCCTTGGCACCAACTAA
- the LOC107631593 gene encoding probable U3 small nucleolar RNA-associated protein 11 (The sequence of the model RefSeq protein was modified relative to this genomic sequence to represent the inferred CDS: added 38 bases not found in genome assembly): protein MSSLRNAIPRRAHKERAQPSSRKKFGLLEKHKDYVERAKAFHKKEDTIRRLREKAANRNEDEFYFKMIKTKVVDGVHKPESDANKYTQEELLLMKTQDIGYILQKLQSERKKIEKLNATLHCTDNRRPNKHVFFAEDREEAKELQSQNLRREVHLPLTSDDLPTNIKRKIAKSYKELEARKTRLSQLEKIYLDMSMQKELQKKGKKRKLREDELVTPASKSVYKWHAERKR from the exons CAAAGAACGCGCTCAACC GTCCTCGAGGAAAAAATTTGGCTTGCTTGAGAAGCACAAAGACTATGTTGAGCGTGCAAAAGCATTCCACAAGAAAGAGGACACCATACGG AGGCTTAGGGAAAAAGCGGCAAACAGAAACGAAGATGAATTTTACTTTAAGATGATCAAGACAAAAGTCGTtgatggagttcataaaccaga GAGTGATGCAAACAAGTATACCCAAGAAGAACTTCTGCTGATGAAAACACAGGATATAGGATATATTCTTCAAAAGCTTCAGAGTGAGAGAAAG AAAATTGAGAAGCTGAATGCCACTCTGCACTGTACTGATAATCGGCGGCCAAATAAGCATGTCTTCTTTGCTGAGGACAG GGAAGAGGCAAAAGAGTTACAATCACAAAATCTAAGAAGAGAAGTTCATCTTCCTCTTACTTCCGATGATCTACCTACGAACATTAAGAG AAAGATTGCCAAATCCTATAAAGAGCTGGAAGCGAGGAAGACTAGACTCAGCCAGCTAGAGAAAATCTACTTGGACATGTCAATGCAGAAAGAGTTGCAG AAAAAGGGTAAGAAGCGCAAACTACGAGAAGACGAGCTTGTCACTCCAGCCTCTAAATCGGTATACAAGTGGCATGCTGAAAGAAAGCGCTGA